A region from the Camelus ferus isolate YT-003-E chromosome 1, BCGSAC_Cfer_1.0, whole genome shotgun sequence genome encodes:
- the ESYT3 gene encoding extended synaptotagmin-3 isoform X3, which translates to MSPDLSELGTWSSSPPSFSLRTFSYIGDCEISVELQKIQAGVNGIQLQGTLRVILEPLLVDKPFVGAVTMFFLQKPHLQINWTGLTNLLDAPVINEVTDSLLEDLIAAHLVLPNRVTVPVKKGLDVANLRFPLPCGVIRVHLLEAEKLAQKDSFLGIRGKSDPYAKVSIGLQHFRSRTIYKNLNPTWNEVFEFIVYEVPGQDLEVDLYDEDPDRDDFLGSLQICLGDVMTNRVVDEWFPLNDTTSGRLHLQLEWLSLIADPDALTEGHGSLSTAILVVFLESACNLPRNPFDYLNGEYQAKKLSRFARNRVSRDPSSYVKLSVGKKTHLSKTCPHSKDPVWSQVFSFFVHNVETEQLHLKVLDDDQECALGVLEFPLCQVLHCADLTLEQRFQLDHSGLDSLISMRLVLRFLHVEERERGSPYTGPEALKKGPLFIKKVAANQGPRAPPQGESPADLPRPPDPVSDTKEASKSTTTTPSATTAATKPTPQEMGPEPKGKDSARGVCAPVGEKKSMATIFLTVPGPHSPGPIKSPRPMKCPASPFAWPPKRLAPSMSSLNSLASSCFDLTDISLNIEGGDLRQRRLGEIQLTVRYVCLRRCLSVLINGCRNLTPCTSSGADPYVRVYLLPERRWASRKKTSVKRKTLEPLFDETFEFFVPMEEVKKRSLDVAVKNSRPLGSHRRKELGKVLIDLSKEDLIRGFSQWYELTPDGQPRS; encoded by the exons atGTCTCCCGACCTCTCTGAGTTGGGGACCtggtcctcctccccaccctccttctccctccgCACTTTCAGCTACATTGGGGACTGTGAGATCAGCGTGGAGCTGCAGAAGATACAGGCTGGTGTGAACGGGATCCAG CTGCAGGGCACACTGCGGGTCATCCTGGAGCCCCTCCTGGTGGACAAGCCCTTCGTGGGAGCTGTGACCATGTTCTTCCTGCAAAAGCCG cACCTGCAGATCAACTGGACCGGCTTGACCAACCTGCTGGATGCGCCAGTAATTAA CGAGGTGACAGACAGCTTGCTGGAGGACCTCATCGCCGCCCACCTGGTGCTGCCCAACCGCGTGACTGTGCCTGTGAAGAAGGGGCTGGACGTGGCCAACCTGCGCTTCCCTCTGCCTTGC GGGGTTATCAGAGTCCACTTGCTGGAGGCGGAGAAGCTGGCCCAGAAGGACAGCTTCCTAGGGATCCGGGGCAAGTCAGACCCCTACGCCAAGGTGAGCATCGGCCTGCAGCATTTCCGGAGCAGGACCATCTACAAGAACCTGAACCCCACCTGGAACGAGGTGTTTGAG TTCATAGTGTATGAGGTCCCTGGGCAGGACCTGGAGGTGGACCTATACGACGAGGATCCTGACAGGGATGACTTCTTgggcag CCTGCAGATCTGCCTTGGGGACGTCATGACCAACAGAGTGGTGGATGAG TGGTTTCCCCTGAACGACACAACCAGCGGGCGGCTGCACCTGCAGCTCGAGTGGCTCTCCCTGATCGCAGACCCGGATGCTCTGACTGAG GGCCACGGGAGCCTTTCCACTGCCATCCTCGTGGTCTTCTTGGAGAGTGCCTGCAACCTGCCG AGAAACCCTTTCGACTACCTGAATGGCGAGTATCAAGCCAAAAAGCTCTCCAGATTTGCCagg AATAGAGTCAGCAGAGACCCGTCTTCCTATGTGAAGCTGTCTGTAGGCAAGAAGACACACCTGAGCAAG ACTTGTCCCCACAGCAAGGACCCTGTGTGGAGCCAGGTGTTCTCCTTCTTCGTGCACAACGTGGAGACTGAACAGCTGCATCTGAAG GTGCTTGATGATGACCAAGAATGTGCTCTCGGAGTGCTGGAGTTCCCACTGTGCCAGGTTCTTCACTGTGCAGACCTCACCCTCGAGCAGCGCTTTCAGCTGGACCACTCAGGCCTGGACAGCCTCATCTCCATGCGGCTGGTGCTTCGG TTCCTGCACGTGGAAGAACGAGAGAGGGGAAGCCCATACACTGGACCTGAAGCCCTCAAGAAAGGCCCTCTGTTCATTAAGAAGGTGGCCGCCAACCAGGGCCCCAGAGCCCCACCTCAGGGAGAGAGCCCTGCAGATTTGCCACGTCCCCCAGACCCTGTTTCTGATACCAAGGAAGCCTCCAAGAGCACCACAACCACCCCCAGTGCCACCACTGCTGCCACGAAGCCCACGCCTCAAGAGATGGGCCCAGAGCCCAAAGGCAAGGACAGTGCCAGAGGGGTCTGTGCGCCCGTGGGGGAGAAGAAGAGTATGGCCACCATCTTCCTGACTGTCCCAGGCCCCCACTCTCCAGGGCCCATCAAGTCACCCAGACCCATGAAATGCCCTGCCTCCCCATTCGCATGGCCGCCCAAGAGGCTGGCTCCCAGCATGTCCTCGCTCAACTCCCTGGCCTCTTCCTGCTTTGACCTGACAGATATCAGCCTCAACATTGA AGGCGGGGATCTCAGGCAGCGAAGGCTGGGTGAGATTCAGCTCACGGTGCGCTACGTGTGTCTGCGGCGCTGTCTCAGCGTGCTCATCAACGGCTGCAG AAACCTGACACCCTGTACCAGCAGTGGAGCTGATCCCTACGTCCGTGTCTACTTGTTGCCAGAAAGGAGATGGGCAAGTCGTAAGAAGACCTCAGTGAAGCGGAAGACCCTGGAGCCCCTGTTTGATGAGAC